One Hyphomicrobium album genomic window carries:
- a CDS encoding TIGR02186 family protein produces the protein MLRLLLPVFLLLACALPAAAQGPAAPRSVPRPTFAPTPSVPQEKVEADISTRTLEVTTGFTGHEIIVFGSVDNSQAPREQYAGYYDVVVVVEGTPFPIVVRRKSDVAGVWVNTSSVTFGSVPSYYAIASTRPIEQVAGPGVLERHAIGLQHIKMTPSGAARSGFKDYEVAAFRSAVIRLKKKDNLYVLAPNGVEFVGRSLFRSTIALPANVPVGPLVARTYLFRNGEVVSAHIARVTLHRTGIEWLVHNFAFVYPMSYGLIAVLIAVGCGLIASAYFRRQTA, from the coding sequence ATGCTCCGCCTTCTGCTGCCTGTATTCTTGCTTCTCGCGTGCGCGCTGCCAGCAGCCGCGCAGGGTCCGGCCGCGCCGCGCTCCGTGCCGCGCCCCACGTTTGCGCCGACGCCGTCCGTCCCCCAAGAAAAAGTCGAGGCCGATATCTCGACGCGGACGCTCGAAGTGACGACCGGATTCACCGGTCACGAGATCATCGTCTTCGGCAGCGTCGACAACAGCCAGGCGCCGCGGGAGCAATACGCGGGCTATTACGACGTCGTCGTCGTGGTCGAAGGCACCCCGTTCCCGATTGTCGTTCGGCGCAAGAGCGACGTCGCCGGCGTGTGGGTCAACACGTCCTCGGTTACCTTCGGATCGGTGCCGAGCTACTACGCCATCGCCTCGACGCGTCCGATCGAGCAGGTCGCCGGCCCCGGCGTCCTCGAGCGGCACGCCATCGGGTTGCAGCACATCAAGATGACCCCCTCCGGCGCGGCGCGCAGCGGCTTCAAGGATTACGAGGTCGCGGCCTTCCGGTCGGCAGTCATTCGCCTGAAGAAGAAGGACAACCTGTACGTCCTCGCGCCAAATGGCGTGGAGTTCGTCGGACGCAGCCTGTTCCGCAGCACCATCGCGCTGCCGGCCAACGTTCCCGTGGGCCCGCTGGTAGCCCGCACCTACTTGTTCCGCAATGGCGAGGTGGTGAGTGCGCACATCGCCCGCGTCACCCTGCACCGGACCGGCATCGAATGGCTCGTGCACAACTTCGCGTTCGTCTACCCGATGAGCTATGGCCTGATCGCGGTTCTGATCGCCGTCGGTTGCGGGTTGATCGCCTCGGCGTACTTCCGCCGGCAGACGGCGTAG
- a CDS encoding tetratricopeptide repeat protein has protein sequence MSNQAYNENYGARVGAASMASQEPSQDRMLDQMRDRLASLSDEARSIRAQVPYEFEPDVERIQQQMQRLGERLSDLSRGALVPYNPAQRLNETRTKAIRYVTEEDVRVARVRPTDIIALGGPHGRPAGAESMEVWDDAAANALAQLYESGEAYAASVREQTRAGSIRPPAQSSVPARTAQAVYAASSSVAFSSQEPQRGCAMDTNYLDQRFADIAARIEQSLAQIRPENALASLGRRFDQLETQLNSVLGHVATRADLDELRIAEGQIEEIAGQLAQFRRQLARLDVIDAHLGTLTEQLSDERLTRLFNEGVQVTADVGRLDAIDAQLRMIAVQLSDERLTGLVTRSTSRDYEDLAEAAAQRAAASFADTEYRGRDFGEMRGMLENLINERRNSDENNASMLETMQQAIIRVLDRIDALEMMQSASASAPAPAQYIPSHRAASLYMGAPVEPAAPMPFEHPAQSIPAMPASIDDLVPASATVYAEMAQADTDHSDFMPIEDAVEANLRAFREAAEADQAPPRVPYTTASFDLDAAFSRSRDAEAESFGEPQPKRSMEVLRHDFIADAHRAKLKAASRPDTAGADSDVRVGQLSAGPRDAAAKPRRRSIFSFRSQRVAMSLLVLLAAIPAAIFFMPRTAPQIDAIPAAATIAPAAPAAVDDAAPMIHDAAPTMNDAPMMPEVAPPAAAPPPKQTKQVVPPLEKGEYEDVNADGVPVDTASLPDGITMQDNDASGQQLAQASEQQRMAYLSGQLGAVAAKVTPAALMEEHILKRNGGAAAATATDADFSPANDGSKLPPATVGPFSLRIAAAKGDASAQFEVASRLAEGKGLDQDLKDAAIWYQRSAANGFAMAQFRLGTLYERGLGVKVDAQRAKVWYERAAAQGNVKAMHNLAVLAASTGPKGDYEAAARWFQAAADFGLADSQYNLAVLHENGMGVGKDLQQAYKWLLLAAKSGDKDATGRLTALKPKLSEGDVASAEAQAQEWHPKRMDGLANDARVAGQVWKDTSRRG, from the coding sequence ATGTCTAACCAAGCCTACAACGAAAACTATGGCGCACGCGTCGGTGCCGCGTCCATGGCTTCGCAAGAACCGTCCCAGGATCGCATGCTCGACCAGATGCGCGACCGGCTCGCTTCGCTGAGCGACGAGGCGCGGTCCATCAGGGCGCAGGTGCCATACGAGTTCGAGCCGGACGTCGAGCGCATCCAGCAGCAGATGCAACGCTTGGGCGAGCGGCTCTCGGATCTGAGCCGCGGCGCGCTGGTGCCATACAACCCGGCGCAGCGGCTGAATGAGACCCGCACCAAAGCCATCCGCTACGTGACGGAAGAAGACGTGCGCGTGGCGCGTGTGCGTCCGACCGACATCATCGCCCTCGGCGGTCCGCATGGCCGCCCGGCTGGCGCCGAAAGCATGGAAGTGTGGGACGATGCCGCCGCGAATGCGCTCGCCCAGCTCTACGAGTCGGGTGAGGCCTACGCCGCGTCGGTGCGCGAGCAGACCCGCGCCGGCAGCATCCGTCCGCCGGCTCAGTCATCGGTCCCGGCCCGCACCGCGCAGGCGGTCTACGCAGCGTCATCCTCTGTCGCCTTCAGCTCGCAGGAGCCGCAGCGCGGCTGCGCGATGGACACGAACTACCTCGACCAGCGCTTTGCCGACATTGCGGCGCGCATCGAGCAGTCGCTCGCCCAGATTCGTCCCGAGAACGCTCTCGCCTCGCTCGGGCGCCGCTTCGACCAGCTCGAGACGCAGCTCAATTCGGTCCTCGGCCACGTCGCGACGCGCGCCGATCTCGACGAGCTGCGCATTGCCGAAGGCCAGATCGAGGAGATCGCCGGGCAGCTCGCGCAGTTCCGCCGCCAGCTTGCCCGCCTCGACGTGATCGACGCGCATCTCGGCACGTTGACGGAACAGCTCTCCGACGAGCGCCTGACGCGCCTGTTCAACGAGGGAGTGCAGGTCACCGCCGACGTCGGCCGCCTCGACGCCATCGACGCGCAACTGCGCATGATCGCCGTGCAGCTTTCCGACGAGCGCCTGACGGGCCTTGTCACGCGCTCTACCTCGCGCGACTACGAGGACCTCGCCGAGGCTGCCGCGCAGCGCGCCGCCGCGAGCTTTGCCGATACCGAGTACCGCGGGCGCGACTTCGGCGAAATGCGCGGCATGCTCGAGAACCTGATCAACGAGCGCCGCAACAGCGACGAGAACAACGCCAGCATGCTGGAGACGATGCAGCAGGCGATCATTCGCGTGCTGGATCGCATCGATGCGCTGGAGATGATGCAGAGCGCTTCGGCGAGCGCGCCCGCGCCGGCTCAATACATTCCGTCGCACCGCGCGGCGTCGTTGTACATGGGCGCCCCGGTCGAGCCTGCCGCCCCGATGCCTTTCGAGCATCCGGCGCAGTCGATCCCGGCGATGCCGGCTTCGATCGACGACCTGGTGCCTGCTTCGGCCACCGTCTACGCGGAAATGGCGCAAGCCGACACCGACCATTCGGACTTCATGCCGATCGAGGACGCCGTCGAGGCCAATCTGCGCGCCTTCCGCGAGGCCGCCGAGGCCGACCAGGCACCGCCGCGGGTCCCCTATACCACCGCCAGCTTCGACCTCGACGCAGCCTTCTCGCGTTCCCGGGATGCGGAGGCCGAGAGCTTCGGCGAGCCGCAGCCCAAGCGGTCGATGGAAGTGCTGCGCCACGATTTCATTGCCGATGCGCATCGCGCCAAGCTGAAGGCCGCAAGCCGCCCCGATACGGCAGGGGCCGACAGCGACGTGCGTGTCGGCCAGCTGTCGGCCGGGCCGCGCGATGCGGCGGCGAAGCCGCGTCGTCGCTCGATCTTCAGCTTTCGCTCGCAGCGTGTGGCGATGAGCTTGCTGGTGCTGCTCGCGGCGATACCGGCGGCCATCTTCTTCATGCCGCGCACCGCGCCGCAGATCGACGCCATCCCCGCGGCGGCGACCATCGCACCGGCTGCTCCCGCGGCTGTCGACGACGCTGCGCCGATGATCCACGACGCAGCGCCGACGATGAATGATGCGCCGATGATGCCGGAGGTTGCCCCGCCGGCCGCCGCGCCGCCGCCCAAGCAGACGAAGCAGGTCGTCCCGCCCCTCGAGAAGGGCGAGTACGAGGACGTGAACGCCGACGGCGTACCGGTCGACACCGCGTCGCTGCCCGACGGCATCACCATGCAGGACAACGACGCGTCCGGCCAGCAGCTCGCGCAGGCCAGCGAACAGCAGCGCATGGCCTATCTTTCCGGCCAGCTCGGCGCTGTCGCGGCCAAGGTCACGCCGGCCGCGTTGATGGAAGAGCACATTCTGAAGCGCAACGGCGGAGCCGCCGCCGCTACGGCGACGGATGCCGATTTCTCCCCGGCGAACGACGGCTCGAAGCTGCCGCCAGCGACGGTCGGCCCGTTCTCGCTGCGCATCGCCGCCGCGAAGGGCGACGCCTCCGCACAGTTCGAGGTCGCCTCGCGCCTCGCCGAGGGCAAGGGCCTGGACCAGGACCTGAAGGACGCCGCGATCTGGTATCAGCGCTCCGCCGCCAACGGCTTCGCCATGGCGCAGTTCCGGCTCGGCACGCTTTATGAGCGCGGGCTGGGCGTGAAGGTCGATGCGCAACGCGCCAAGGTCTGGTACGAGCGCGCCGCGGCCCAGGGCAACGTCAAGGCGATGCACAATCTCGCGGTGCTGGCCGCCTCGACCGGTCCGAAGGGCGACTATGAGGCCGCGGCCCGCTGGTTCCAGGCGGCGGCCGACTTCGGCCTCGCCGACAGCCAGTACAATCTCGCCGTGCTGCACGAGAACGGCATGGGCGTCGGCAAGGATCTCCAGCAGGCCTACAAGTGGCTGCTGCTCGCCGCCAAGTCAGGCGACAAGGACGCCACCGGACGGCTCACGGCGCTGAAGCCGAAGCTTTCCGAAGGCGATGTCGCTTCCGCCGAGGCGCAGGCGCAGGAATGGCACCCGAAGCGGATGGACGGCCTCGCCAACGATGCACGCGTCGCGGGCCAGGTGTGGAAGGACACCAGCCGCCGCGGCTGA
- a CDS encoding coniferyl aldehyde dehydrogenase, with translation MNAHVPTAKFVLGSELAPVQSDLADILARQRAAFLRDGAPTFAARMADLAKLKKAVRAHLPEFAKTLHADFEGRSAKETAILEGMALVQGINYLRRNLKAWMRPQKRHVEMHFLPGGSRVVYQPLGVVGIMSPWNFPIGLSLMPLATAIAAGNRAMIKPSEMTPATTDLLSRMLAGIFPEDQVAVVTGGADVGAAFSGLPFDHLVFTGSTPVGKAVMKAASANLVPVTLELGGKSPVVVEKGFSLKRAASSIAFGKLANGGQVCVAPDYALVPEDDVEAFVAAYDAAVRALYPEGPASDNFTSVINQRHYDRLRGLVDEARAKGARVIEVGANPEAARSRPHTLAPTVVLGATADMAILKEEIFGPVLPIVPYRKIDDAVAHINAGERPLALYYFGGNGEDRRKVLDHTTSGNVTINDTLLHYAQDDLPFGGVGASGMGAYHGVEGFKSLSHAKGVFEQSRWNMTGALRPPFGLMTRFVTWYLMR, from the coding sequence ATGAATGCCCATGTCCCCACAGCCAAATTCGTCCTCGGGTCCGAACTCGCTCCGGTCCAGAGCGACCTGGCCGACATCCTCGCCCGCCAGCGCGCCGCGTTCCTGCGCGATGGCGCGCCCACCTTCGCCGCCCGCATGGCCGACCTCGCCAAGCTCAAGAAGGCGGTGCGGGCACACCTGCCCGAGTTCGCCAAGACGCTGCACGCCGACTTCGAAGGCCGCTCCGCCAAGGAGACGGCGATCCTCGAGGGCATGGCTCTCGTGCAGGGCATCAATTATCTGCGTCGCAACTTGAAGGCGTGGATGCGTCCGCAGAAGCGTCACGTGGAAATGCACTTCCTCCCTGGCGGTTCGCGCGTCGTGTACCAGCCGCTCGGCGTCGTCGGCATCATGTCGCCCTGGAACTTCCCCATCGGCCTCTCGCTCATGCCGCTCGCCACGGCGATCGCGGCCGGCAACCGCGCCATGATCAAACCGTCCGAGATGACGCCCGCGACGACGGATCTTCTGTCGAGGATGCTGGCCGGAATTTTCCCCGAAGACCAGGTCGCCGTCGTGACCGGGGGCGCGGATGTCGGCGCGGCGTTCTCAGGCCTGCCTTTCGATCACCTCGTCTTCACCGGCTCGACCCCAGTCGGCAAGGCGGTGATGAAGGCCGCCAGCGCCAACCTCGTTCCGGTGACGCTCGAGCTCGGCGGCAAATCGCCCGTCGTGGTAGAGAAGGGTTTCTCGCTCAAGCGCGCCGCCTCGAGCATCGCCTTCGGCAAGCTCGCCAACGGCGGGCAGGTCTGCGTGGCGCCCGACTACGCGCTCGTCCCCGAGGATGACGTCGAAGCCTTCGTCGCGGCGTACGACGCGGCGGTGCGCGCGCTCTATCCCGAAGGCCCCGCGAGCGACAACTTCACTTCGGTCATCAACCAGCGGCACTACGACCGGCTGCGCGGGCTTGTCGACGAAGCGCGTGCCAAGGGCGCGCGTGTGATCGAGGTCGGCGCCAATCCGGAAGCTGCGCGAAGCCGCCCGCATACGCTGGCGCCGACCGTGGTGCTCGGTGCGACCGCCGACATGGCAATCCTCAAGGAAGAGATCTTCGGACCGGTGCTGCCGATCGTGCCCTACCGGAAGATCGACGACGCCGTCGCGCACATCAATGCGGGGGAAAGGCCGCTGGCTCTCTACTATTTCGGCGGCAACGGCGAGGATCGCCGCAAGGTGTTGGACCACACCACGTCCGGCAACGTGACGATCAACGACACGCTGCTGCACTACGCGCAGGACGATCTGCCGTTCGGCGGCGTCGGCGCCAGCGGCATGGGTGCCTACCACGGCGTCGAAGGCTTCAAGTCGCTGAGCCACGCGAAGGGTGTCTTCGAGCAGAGCCGCTGGAACATGACGGGTGCGCTGCGTCCGCCCTTCGGCCTCATGACGCGCTTCGTGACGTGGTACCTGATGCGGTAA
- a CDS encoding secondary thiamine-phosphate synthase enzyme YjbQ, which produces MTKPLGQAFETLSVETRGPGLADQTAAIASWLARVGAQDGLLTLFIRHTSASLLIQENADPDVHTDLLEALERLAPRGRAYVHDVEGPDDMPAHIKAALTATSLAIPVKAGRMVLGTWQGIYVVEHRDRPHRREVVLHFLGTLGG; this is translated from the coding sequence ATGACCAAGCCTCTCGGCCAGGCGTTCGAGACCTTGAGCGTCGAGACGCGCGGCCCCGGCCTCGCGGATCAAACGGCTGCAATCGCCTCGTGGCTCGCCCGCGTCGGCGCCCAGGACGGGCTGCTCACGCTATTCATCCGCCATACCTCGGCGTCCCTCCTGATCCAGGAAAACGCCGATCCCGACGTCCACACGGATCTCCTCGAGGCATTGGAGCGGCTCGCGCCGCGCGGCCGTGCCTACGTGCACGACGTCGAGGGGCCCGATGATATGCCGGCCCACATCAAGGCGGCCCTGACGGCCACCTCGCTCGCGATACCGGTCAAGGCCGGGAGAATGGTCCTGGGCACCTGGCAGGGGATCTACGTCGTCGAGCACCGCGACCGGCCGCACCGGCGCGAGGTCGTGCTCCACTTTCTCGGCACGCTCGGCGGCTAG
- the pip gene encoding prolyl aminopeptidase → MTIHERLTLYPSLEPYRSGTLDVGDGHSMYFEECGNPEGEPALLVHGGPGGGSNPTMRRFHDPNHYRIILFDQRGCGRSTPNASLDANTTWHLVADMERLREHLQVASWQLFGGSWGSTLALAYAETHPQRVESLILRGIFLVRRAELEWFYQEGCSWIYPDAFAPYQEVIPPAERGDMIAAYYRRLTDNDSRVRLAAAKAWSVWEASTLSLLQDVERIRNFGADAYALTFARIECHYFINGGFFASDDQLLADAGRLQGIPGSIVHGRYDVVTPVKNAWDLHRVWPTADLRIVADAGHAMSEAGIAHELVSATRRHRRASPGTQ, encoded by the coding sequence ATGACCATTCACGAGCGGCTCACCCTCTATCCGTCGCTCGAGCCGTATCGCAGTGGCACGCTCGACGTCGGCGACGGCCACAGCATGTACTTCGAGGAGTGCGGCAACCCCGAAGGCGAGCCGGCGCTGCTGGTGCACGGGGGGCCGGGCGGCGGCTCGAACCCGACCATGCGCCGCTTCCATGACCCCAATCACTACCGGATCATCCTCTTCGATCAACGCGGTTGCGGCCGCTCGACGCCGAACGCGTCGTTGGACGCCAACACGACCTGGCACCTGGTCGCCGACATGGAACGGCTGCGCGAGCACTTGCAGGTCGCGAGCTGGCAACTGTTCGGCGGTTCCTGGGGGTCGACGCTGGCGCTCGCCTACGCCGAGACGCATCCGCAGCGGGTCGAAAGCCTGATCCTGCGCGGCATATTCCTCGTTCGCCGCGCCGAGCTCGAGTGGTTCTACCAGGAGGGCTGCAGCTGGATCTATCCGGACGCGTTCGCCCCATATCAGGAGGTCATCCCGCCGGCCGAGCGCGGCGACATGATCGCCGCCTACTATCGGCGCCTCACCGACAATGACTCGAGGGTGCGTCTCGCCGCGGCCAAGGCGTGGAGCGTGTGGGAGGCTTCGACCTTGTCCCTGTTGCAGGACGTCGAGCGCATCCGCAACTTCGGCGCCGATGCCTACGCGCTCACGTTCGCCCGCATCGAATGCCACTACTTCATCAACGGCGGGTTCTTCGCTAGCGACGATCAGTTGCTGGCCGACGCGGGACGGCTGCAAGGCATTCCCGGCAGCATCGTGCATGGCCGGTACGATGTCGTGACACCGGTGAAGAATGCCTGGGATCTGCATCGCGTCTGGCCGACGGCGGATTTGCGGATTGTTGCCGACGCCGGGCACGCGATGAGCGAAGCCGGCATCGCCCACGAGCTCGTCTCGGCAACGCGCCGCCACCGGCGGGCTTCGCCAGGCACTCAATAA
- the pdeM gene encoding ligase-associated DNA damage response endonuclease PdeM, with product MLELKPERLAFDDFQEQAISVCGKLFRADMSGALYWPSEDALIVADLHLEKGSSLAKRGQLVPPYDTRETLQKLATAIDRYDAGTVIALGDSLHDIDASGRIGLEELEILHIMQDDREWIWVTGNHDPKVGERLGGSVVAEIEVEGIVLRHEPRPGHVTHEIAGHLHPAAKLSMHGYTLRRPCFVGNGHRLVLPAFGTYTGGLNILTDPFEPLFGNDGMHVWMLGQEGLYPVATRLLKED from the coding sequence ATGCTCGAGCTGAAACCTGAGCGCCTCGCCTTCGACGACTTCCAGGAACAGGCGATCTCAGTTTGCGGCAAACTGTTTCGCGCCGACATGTCCGGCGCCCTCTACTGGCCGAGCGAAGACGCGCTGATCGTCGCCGACCTGCACCTCGAGAAGGGCTCGTCTCTGGCGAAGCGCGGCCAGCTCGTTCCGCCCTACGACACCCGCGAGACGCTGCAAAAGCTGGCGACCGCCATCGACCGCTATGATGCCGGCACCGTAATCGCTCTCGGCGACAGCCTCCACGACATCGATGCGTCGGGCCGCATCGGGCTCGAGGAGCTCGAGATCCTGCACATCATGCAGGACGATCGGGAGTGGATCTGGGTCACGGGAAACCACGACCCCAAGGTTGGCGAGCGGCTTGGTGGCAGCGTCGTCGCCGAGATCGAGGTCGAAGGGATCGTGCTGCGTCATGAGCCGCGGCCGGGGCACGTCACGCACGAGATCGCCGGCCACCTGCACCCGGCGGCGAAATTATCGATGCACGGCTACACGCTGCGCCGGCCCTGCTTCGTCGGGAACGGGCACCGCCTGGTGCTTCCAGCGTTCGGGACATACACCGGGGGGCTCAACATCCTCACCGATCCGTTCGAGCCTCTGTTCGGCAACGACGGCATGCACGTGTGGATGCTCGGCCAGGAGGGGCTCTATCCCGTCGCGACGCGGCTCTTGAAAGAAGACTGA
- a CDS encoding TetR/AcrR family transcriptional regulator — protein MQEDSARPYHHGDLKRVVIETAQAMLREDKGWQFTLREVARRAGVSHAAPYKHFPDKSALLAELATLGFHQLGAALSDAIARPLRSARAEFIAAAKAYINFGTANPSLYRLMFSGDVDKKAFADLDAAGAAAFGGLLGILERGQQSGAFKQHPVRGQAAAAWALVHGFTLLAIDGQLLPEKVGAKPIDAVLASLLEGLEV, from the coding sequence ATGCAGGAAGATTCCGCCCGCCCCTACCACCACGGCGACCTGAAACGCGTCGTCATCGAGACAGCGCAAGCGATGCTGCGCGAGGACAAGGGCTGGCAGTTCACGCTGCGCGAGGTGGCGCGCCGGGCCGGCGTCAGCCACGCCGCGCCCTACAAACACTTTCCCGACAAGAGCGCGCTGCTCGCCGAGTTGGCGACGCTTGGCTTCCATCAGCTCGGCGCAGCGCTCTCCGATGCGATCGCCCGTCCACTGCGCTCGGCGCGCGCTGAGTTCATCGCTGCGGCCAAGGCCTACATTAACTTCGGCACGGCCAATCCTTCCCTTTACCGGCTGATGTTCAGCGGCGACGTGGACAAGAAGGCCTTTGCCGATCTCGATGCTGCCGGCGCGGCCGCATTTGGCGGGCTGCTGGGCATCCTGGAGCGCGGCCAGCAGAGCGGCGCGTTCAAGCAGCACCCGGTGCGCGGCCAGGCCGCCGCCGCGTGGGCGCTCGTGCACGGCTTCACGCTGCTGGCCATCGACGGGCAGCTGCTGCCCGAAAAGGTTGGCGCCAAGCCGATCGACGCGGTGCTCGCATCCCTGCTCGAAGGCCTGGAGGTTTGA
- a CDS encoding sulfite exporter TauE/SafE family protein, producing MNIYLPIAEMSVNVALFLGMGCAVGFLSGLFGVGGGFLLTPLLIFMGVPAPVAVGTGSMQILASSVSGAMAQYRRNNVDVKLGAVLVAGGIVGSVIGVALMKILRQAGQFDLFVSLSYVTFLGAVGALMLIESVGSIQKTRSGKPVSARKTRQHSWVHGLPFKMRFHRSKLYISAVPAAMIGAFVGFMAAIMGVGGGFVMVPAMIYLLRVPTSVVIGTSLFQIVFVMAVTTLLQAMENKAVDVVLALLLIVGGVIGAQFGAAAGGRLKGEQLRFMLAALVLLVCLRIGWDLMVRPTEIYSIGPLIGGGI from the coding sequence ATGAACATCTACCTGCCCATCGCCGAGATGTCCGTCAATGTAGCGCTCTTCCTCGGCATGGGCTGCGCCGTCGGCTTTCTGTCCGGGCTGTTCGGCGTGGGCGGCGGGTTCCTGCTTACGCCGCTCTTGATCTTCATGGGCGTGCCCGCCCCCGTCGCCGTCGGCACCGGCTCGATGCAGATCCTCGCCTCGTCGGTCTCCGGCGCCATGGCCCAGTACCGCCGCAACAACGTCGACGTGAAGCTCGGCGCGGTGCTGGTCGCCGGCGGTATTGTTGGATCGGTCATCGGCGTGGCGCTGATGAAAATTTTGCGGCAGGCCGGCCAGTTCGACCTGTTCGTGTCGCTGAGCTATGTCACCTTCCTCGGCGCGGTCGGGGCGCTGATGCTGATCGAGAGCGTCGGCAGCATTCAGAAGACGCGGTCGGGCAAGCCGGTGTCGGCCCGCAAGACGCGCCAGCACAGCTGGGTGCACGGCCTACCCTTCAAGATGCGGTTCCATCGTTCGAAGCTCTACATCAGCGCCGTGCCGGCGGCGATGATCGGCGCCTTCGTCGGCTTCATGGCGGCGATCATGGGTGTCGGCGGCGGCTTCGTCATGGTGCCCGCCATGATCTACCTGTTGCGCGTGCCGACCAGCGTCGTCATCGGCACGTCGCTGTTCCAGATCGTCTTCGTCATGGCGGTGACGACGCTCCTGCAAGCCATGGAGAACAAGGCGGTCGACGTGGTGCTGGCCTTGCTGCTCATCGTCGGCGGCGTGATCGGCGCCCAATTCGGCGCGGCCGCTGGTGGCCGTCTCAAGGGCGAGCAATTGCGCTTCATGCTGGCGGCGCTGGTGCTGCTGGTCTGCCTGCGCATCGGCTGGGACCTGATGGTTAGGCCGACCGAGATCTACTCGATCGGTCCGCTGATCGGGGGAGGCATCTGA